AGATAGGTTGCAAAAGAAAAGTGAACAGTTAACGAAAAAAATTTATTCTAAATTAACGCCGTGGCAAGTAGCTTTAGTAGCAAGACATCCTCAGAGACCCTATACACTGGATTATATTAATGAAATTTTTACTGATTTTCATGAATTGCATGGTGATAGAATGTATGCTGATGATCAATCTATTGTTGGAGGATTAGCTAGATTTAATGGCGTTTCTTGTATGATTATAGGCCATCAAAAAGGAAGAGATACCAAAGAAAGAGCTAGGCGTAATTTTGGCATGTCAATGCCAGAAGGATATAGGAAAGCTTTGCGATTAATGCGTTTAGCCGAGAAATTTAATATTCCTGTCTTTACTTTTGTGGATACGCCTGGCGCTTATCCTGGAGTTGGAGCGGAAGAAAGAGGTCAATCTGAAGCAGTAGGTCGTAATTTGTACGTAATGGCTGAGTTAAAAGTTCCTATTATTTGCACAATTATTGGAGAGGGTGGGTCTGGAGGAGCGCTTGCTATTGCCGTTGGAAATGATGTTTTGATGTTACAGTATGCTACATATTCTGTAATTTCTCCTGAAGGGTGTGCGTCTATATTATGGCGTAGCCCTGGTAAGACTCAAGAGGCAGCAGAAGCATTAGCAATAGTTGCCACTCGTTTAAAAGAATTAGGTTTGATAAATAAAATAGTAAGTGAGCCAGTAGGTGGGGCTCATAGAGAACCTCGTGTTATGGCTCAAATTTTAAGCAAATCACTAGTAGAATCTTTTAATGAAATCAAGAAAT
The sequence above is drawn from the Candidatus Kinetoplastibacterium crithidii (ex Angomonas deanei ATCC 30255) genome and encodes:
- a CDS encoding acetyl-CoA carboxylase carboxyltransferase subunit alpha, yielding MRNNFLEFEQPIAELEEKIEQLRYVQSDSALDISDEIDRLQKKSEQLTKKIYSKLTPWQVALVARHPQRPYTLDYINEIFTDFHELHGDRMYADDQSIVGGLARFNGVSCMIIGHQKGRDTKERARRNFGMSMPEGYRKALRLMRLAEKFNIPVFTFVDTPGAYPGVGAEERGQSEAVGRNLYVMAELKVPIICTIIGEGGSGGALAIAVGNDVLMLQYATYSVISPEGCASILWRSPGKTQEAAEALAIVATRLKELGLINKIVSEPVGGAHREPRVMAQILSKSLVESFNEIKKLNAEQLVKQRISNILSFGSFREVS